From the genome of Argentina anserina chromosome 4, drPotAnse1.1, whole genome shotgun sequence, one region includes:
- the LOC126791733 gene encoding protein DETOXIFICATION 12-like: MEESFLSLPTEKNDPRKFGSTSTSLTWGYFFEELKRQCYIAGPMVAAILSQNLLRVVSMMMVGHLGELALSSSSIAISLSGVTGFSVFIGMASGLETICGQAYGAKQYQKLGLQTYTAIFSLNLVCVPLSVLWIYMENLLILMGQDPLISREAGKFTIWLIPALFAYATLQPLIRYFQTQSLITPVLLSSCATLLFHIPLCWVLVFKSGLDNVGGALAISISYWLNVIILVLYMKFSSACSQTRAPITVEVFLGMKEYFYYAIPSTVMICVEWWSFELLILLSGLLPNPALETSVLSVCLQTISTLYAIPYGFGAAASTRVANELGANNSEGARIAARAALCLAVTETSIETTTLFALRRSFGYTFSTEPQVIDYVTSMAPLVCLSLALDSLQGVLTGVARGCGWQHIGAYINLGAFYLCGIPVAAILAFWLKLRGRGLWIGIQLGSLVQTVFLSIVTSCTNWEMQAKKARDRTGYSKGGSTEDVGLCH; this comes from the exons ATGGAAGAGAGCTTTTTATCATTGCCGACAGAAAAAAATGATCCAAGAAAATTTGGCAGTACCAGTACTAGTTTGACATGGGGTTATTTCTTTGAAGAACTGAAGAGGCAATGTTACATTGCAGGACCTATGGTTGCTGCGATTCTATCCCAAAACTTGCTGCGTGTGGTTTCTATGATGATGGTTGGTCACTTGGGAGAGCTAGCTCTCTCAAGCTCTTCCATTGCCATCTCCCTCTCTGGAGTCACTGGCTTCAGTGTTTTT ATAGGAATGGCCAGCGGACTGGAAACAATATGTGGGCAAGCATATGGGGCTAAGCAATATCAAAAACTTGGACTTCAAACCTACACTGCTATATTTTCTCTAAACTTAGTTTGTGTCCCTCTATCTGTGTTATGGATATATATGGAGAACTTACTAATTCTCATGGGTCAGGATCCTCTGATTTCTCGTGAAGCTGGAAAATTCACAATCTGGCTTATTCCAGCTCTCTTTGCTTATGCAACTCTTCAACCACTCATCAGATACTTTCAGACACAGAGTTTGATAACACCTGTACTCCTAAGCTCTTGCGCCACCCTTTTGTTTCATATTCCTCTTTGTTGGGTTCTAGTATTCAAGTCTGGACTGGATAATGTTGGAGGGGCACTGGCAATTAGTATTTCATATTGGTTGAATGTGATTATACTTGTATTGTACATGAAGTTCTCTTCTGCTTGTTCACAAACCCGAGCTCCAATTACTGTAGAGGTATTCCTTGGAATGAAAGAGTACTTTTACTATGCCATCCCTTCCACAGTTATGATATG CGTTGAGTGGTGGTCATTTGAGCTGCTTATTTTGCTTTCTGGGCTGCTACCAAATCCGGCTCTTGAAACTTCGGTCCTGTCTGTATG TCTCCAGACTATTTCAACACTCTATGCAATACCCTATGGGTTTGGTGCTGCAGCAAG TACTAGAGTTGCAAATGAACTGGGAGCTAATAACTCAGAAGGTGCTCGTATAGCTGCGCGTGCTGCATTGTGTCTTGCAGTCACAGAGACGAGCATAGAAACAACAACTCTCTTTGCCTTGAGGCGTTCTTTTGGTTACACATTTAGCACTGAACCACAAGTCATCGATTACGTCACATCAATGGCGCCTCTAGTGTGTTTGTCTCTTGCACTAGACAGCTTGCAAGGGGTCCTTACAG GTGTTGCTAGAGGATGCGGGTGGCAGCATATAGGGGCTTATATAAACCTTGGAGCCTTTTATCTTTGTGGGATTCCAGTTGCTGCTATATTGGCTTTCTGGTTAAAGCTGAGAGGAAGAGGCCTTTGGATTGGAATACAACTTGGTTCTTTGGTGCAGACCGTATTTCTTTCAATTGTAACTTCTTGTACAAACTGGGAAATGCAG GCAAAGAAGGCAAGGGATCGGACTGGGTATTCTAAAGGAGGCTCAACAGAAGATGTTGGACTGTGCCATTGA